The Flavipsychrobacter sp. genome contains the following window.
TACCATTTTAAAGGTCTCCAGTATTTCAGCTTTAGCCTTATCGTCTTTTATCTTATCCGCTTTATTCAATAATAAAATAACCGGCACTTGTATGCTAAGCCCAGCAACTATCTCTTGTAGCTGCTCAATGGGTTTAGTAATATCATGCATAAGAATCACAACATCAGCATCTTCCAAGGCATTTTTCACCTGTTTCATCATCTTTTCATGCAGCTTATACTGCGGGTCTATAATACCCGGAGTATCTGAAAAGACTATTTGGTAATCATCTTCGGTAAGAATACCCAATATACGATGTCTTGTGGTCTGTACTTTGTGTGAGGTGATCACCAATTGCTCTCCCAATAGTGCGTTGAGCAGGGTTGATTTTCCTGCATTTGGCGCACCAAAAATGTTGACAAAGCCCGATTTGTGTGTGTTTGGCATAATATGTGCAAAAGTAATGTAAAGGCTCTGATCTTTTGCAATAACATCTAAATAACTAAAATATAGCAATTTAGCTTGTTTATTCATTTATGTTGCCTATCTTTGCATCCACATCGCGAGGTAGAGCAGCGGTAGCTCGTCGGGCTCATAACCCGAAGGTCACAGGTTCGATCCCTGTCCTCGCTACATAGAGAGAGTCACATTATATATTCTTTTTGAGAGAGAGAATTATAGAGTGGCTCTTTTATTTTGACTAAACGAACATATTAAAACAAAACACTAAATAACGCACCCAAAAAACACAGCATATGAAAAACATATTATTAGTATTCATAGCTATTATCTCGCTTACTGCTTGTGAGAAAAGAAAAGACATCAATGGCGATCTAAAAAACCGTCGTGAGATCTTGGTAACTCGCTACTGGAGAGTAAAAAACATAAGAGATAACGGTAAATACACAGCGATTAAGTCTTGTGAACAAGACAATTACTATGTCTTTTTAAGAAATGGCGAAGGCCGCTGGGAAGAAAGTCTTATCAACTGCTTTGATACTGCAACTACCCCACCACCAATAGACACTACAAATAATGGAGGCGACACCACCATAAACAGTAATGTTATTGGTCAGCCAGCAGCACCTGCTACATACACAAGTTTCAACTGGTCTATGGTAAGTGACCTAAGATATATCTACTTCAAAAACTTTGGTGGAGAAGGCTACGACCCTGAGTGGGAAATAGAAAATATGGATTACGGTTCTTTAAAGGTTAGAAGACAAGAAACTATTGATGGCGTTAACCATATTTACCAAATAGAACTTACCGCCCTGTAAAAGGCATTAAACCTAATTATATATACTAAAGCACACTATTTTAGTGTGCTTTTTTGTTCTAAAATCGCTAGATTTGTAGTAATCATTAAAAATGTGTGGAATGATGAACCGTTTGCTGGGGTTCTCCTTTACATTAATTATTCTCTCTTGTACAATACTCATTGGTTGCGGTAGTAGCCAATATACCACCTCCTCCTCATATAAAAGAAAAGCACCATCTAGCAATACTACAATTCGTTATCGCTCCCCTCGTTTTATGAAGAATGTAGAAGTAGGCGGTAATAATAGCTCTAAAATAAACATGATCGTAGTAGAAAGCTTCGAACATGGCAGACGACAACAATATATTACGGATATTCTACTCTTGAAATATGCACAGAAGATGCAGGTAATGCCACAAGAGGTTACTAACTACCCTCTTTACCGATTTATAGAGGACTGGTACGGTGTAAGATATAGGTATGGCGGTACTGACCGATCGGGTATCGATTGCTCTGCTTTTACCCAAAGATTATACGATAAAGTATACTGTACCGATATTGTTCGCACCTGCTATCAACAATATAAAATGACCGACAGGGTTTGGGACAAAAGCCTATTGCTGGAAGGCGACCTTGTCTTCTTCAAAACTAGAGGTAGAAGAATATCGCATGTAGGCATCTACCTTGCTAATAACTATTTCGTTCATGCCTCTACCAGTGGCGGAATCATGATCAGCAATATTACTGAAGACTACTGGCAACGAAGATATGCTGGTGCTGGCAAAGTAGCTGCCAATATGGATTAATTTTCGATTACCCCTTCTATTACTTGACCTACATTTCCATTAGGCATCTGAATATGCAAAAGAGAGGATAATGTAGCTGCAATATCTGTAATATTTACAGTCTTATAACTCACCCCTTTATTTATACCCCAGCCATACCACAACAATGGTACATGGCTGTCGTATGGTGCCCAAGAGCCGTGCGTAGTTCCTGTTTTACCATAACCACTATACCAGCCTGGCCTCAACAATACAAGCAATGCACCATTCCTTTTCGGATAATGACTATTGACGATCATTGTTCTTATAGGTTCAGGTATAGTCAATGCATCTAGCTCTTCCAAGTCAATTATTGTAGCAACACCTTCGTGCTCCAACAAATAAGCTACTGTAGCTTCTTTTACTTTAGCTCTATCAAGCTGATTTGCTTTTATCTTCTCTTCATTATAGTACACCTGATAAGAGCTAATGGCTTTTACTAAACCTGCAACTTTAAACTGCTCAACTAAAAAATGATTAAGCTCTACACTAGAGTTATATTCTAACTTATTGCCCGAAGGTATTTTCAGACTATTTAAATACATTGAGTTTCGTACAGCACCATGGTCTGCTGTTAGGAAAATAGTATAATTCCCAGCTCCTACCAGATCATCCAACTTATCTAAAAAGGTCGCTATGTCAAGATCAAGCCTCAAGAACATATCCTCCATTTCCATAGCATCAGGCGCATAATTATGACCTGCATAGTCAGTCGATGATAAAGTAATACATAGCATATCTGTATTATCATCCTTGCCTAATTGCTCTCCAATGATACAAGCCTCAGCCAGGTCTAAAGTGATGGTATTGCCAGCTGGCATATATCTTAAAAACTTATAATTACTCTGCTTACCCTCATACAATTTGTGCGGGAAGATTGGGCTTTTCTCCATAAGAAAAGTGCCTTCATAAGCATTATCATCAGGCAAGCTATTAGTATAAGTTGCCTTATCATATAAAAGCTGCCAAGGCTGTTTTATATATTTATCAGCCAATCTTTTATTATTAAATTGATTTAGCCAATCGGGTAACGCTTCCATATAAAAGCTACTGGTCATGAAATTACCCGTACTATCATCAAACCAAAAAGCTCCATTTGCCGTGTGCCCAGCGGGCAGTATGCTCCCCCTATCCTTAATACCTACACCAAATACCTTTGAACGCTTATTGGTAGATAGGCGCAACTCATCGCCAACAGTAGTAGTATTCAAGTTTCTAGGACTCATCTTACCTGCTTTATCACTTCCGCCAACCGATGTAACAGATGGATCTTCAACACAATACCATTGCTTGCCCGTCTTAACTTCTATCCAACTATTTGAAGCTATTCCATGTATCGCAGGAACAGAACCTGTATACACAGAAGCATGACCAGGACCTGTAGCTGTTGGAATATAGTTGATTATTGTATTTTGGCAAGCATATCCTTTATTCATCAATCGTTTAAAGCCCTTATCTGAATACCTATCATAATATCTATATAAGTAGTCCCATCTCATTTGGTCTACTACTAGGCCTACTACTAATTTAGGGCGTTCTACCTGCTTAGTCTTTTGGGCAAATACAGGAGAAACCAACAGAACAAATACTACAAACCAGCCTAAATACTTCATAAATT
Protein-coding sequences here:
- a CDS encoding NlpC/P60 family protein, giving the protein MMNRLLGFSFTLIILSCTILIGCGSSQYTTSSSYKRKAPSSNTTIRYRSPRFMKNVEVGGNNSSKINMIVVESFEHGRRQQYITDILLLKYAQKMQVMPQEVTNYPLYRFIEDWYGVRYRYGGTDRSGIDCSAFTQRLYDKVYCTDIVRTCYQQYKMTDRVWDKSLLLEGDLVFFKTRGRRISHVGIYLANNYFVHASTSGGIMISNITEDYWQRRYAGAGKVAANMD
- the pafA gene encoding alkaline phosphatase PafA: MKYLGWFVVFVLLVSPVFAQKTKQVERPKLVVGLVVDQMRWDYLYRYYDRYSDKGFKRLMNKGYACQNTIINYIPTATGPGHASVYTGSVPAIHGIASNSWIEVKTGKQWYCVEDPSVTSVGGSDKAGKMSPRNLNTTTVGDELRLSTNKRSKVFGVGIKDRGSILPAGHTANGAFWFDDSTGNFMTSSFYMEALPDWLNQFNNKRLADKYIKQPWQLLYDKATYTNSLPDDNAYEGTFLMEKSPIFPHKLYEGKQSNYKFLRYMPAGNTITLDLAEACIIGEQLGKDDNTDMLCITLSSTDYAGHNYAPDAMEMEDMFLRLDLDIATFLDKLDDLVGAGNYTIFLTADHGAVRNSMYLNSLKIPSGNKLEYNSSVELNHFLVEQFKVAGLVKAISSYQVYYNEEKIKANQLDRAKVKEATVAYLLEHEGVATIIDLEELDALTIPEPIRTMIVNSHYPKRNGALLVLLRPGWYSGYGKTGTTHGSWAPYDSHVPLLWYGWGINKGVSYKTVNITDIAATLSSLLHIQMPNGNVGQVIEGVIEN